Proteins found in one Canis lupus baileyi chromosome 18, mCanLup2.hap1, whole genome shotgun sequence genomic segment:
- the LOC140609408 gene encoding USP6 N-terminal-like protein, whose product MPSVGLWLLQEVGYCQGMSEIAAILLMFLPEEDAFWALAQLMVDDRHAMHGFFVPGFPKLLRFQAHHERVLQRALPDLRKHMDEEQMSTGIYTPKWFLQCFLGRTPFSLTLKL is encoded by the exons ATGCCCTCCGTGGGGCTCTGGCTCTTGCAGGAGGTGGGCTACTGCCAGGGCATGAGCGAGATCGCGGCCATCCTCCTCATGTTCCTGCCCGAGGAGGACGCCTTCTGGGCGCTGGCCCAGCTGATGGTGGACGACAGGCACGCCATGCACG GCTTCTTCGTCCCGGGCTTCCCGAAGCTTCTCAGGTTCCAGGCTCATCACGAGCGCGTCCTCCAAAGAGCTCTCCCCGACCTGAGGAAGCACATG GACGAGGAGCAGATGTCCACCGGCATCTATACCCCAAAGTGGTTCCTGCAGTGCTTCCTCGGCCGG ACCCCCTTCTCGCTCACCCTGAAGCTGTGA